In Desulfomonile tiedjei DSM 6799, a genomic segment contains:
- a CDS encoding acyl-CoA dehydrogenase family protein, with protein MNFDLPKDAELTRKVVREFAEKEIAPVAQELDDKEEFSYDLVRKMGELDFFGPFVPEEYGGSDVGYLNYIITVEEISRIDGSQAATIAAGNSLGIAPIYYFGTEEQKRKWLPDLCKGKILASFGLTEPDAGSDAGASQTTAVLDGNEWVINGSKIFITNSSTDISAICTVQCVTDSSDPRKPEISCILVENGTRGFTANTMHGKMCWRSSNTGELTFQDCRVPKENLLGKRGEGFHQMLKTLDGGRLSIGAMGLGGAQGAFELGLDYSKKRKQFGKPIGSFQANAFKLADMATELEMARLLLYKACWLMDNNKLNPKISAMAKLVCSETYYRAANHAVQLHGGYGLMKDYAVERHYRNQKLLDIGEGTSEVQRIVIARNIGVPGRSM; from the coding sequence ATGAATTTTGATCTTCCAAAGGATGCGGAACTAACCAGGAAGGTCGTACGGGAATTCGCGGAAAAGGAAATCGCACCTGTCGCCCAGGAATTGGATGACAAGGAAGAGTTTTCATACGATCTGGTCAGAAAGATGGGTGAGCTGGATTTCTTCGGCCCATTCGTGCCCGAGGAATACGGAGGCAGTGATGTCGGTTATCTCAATTACATCATTACCGTCGAAGAGATCTCCCGCATAGACGGTTCACAGGCCGCGACCATAGCAGCAGGGAATTCTCTTGGAATAGCACCTATCTATTATTTCGGGACCGAAGAACAGAAAAGGAAATGGCTGCCGGATCTGTGCAAGGGCAAGATACTTGCCTCTTTCGGGTTAACGGAGCCCGATGCAGGTTCGGATGCCGGAGCTTCCCAGACCACCGCAGTTCTGGACGGGAACGAATGGGTCATCAACGGGAGCAAGATCTTCATCACCAACTCATCGACGGATATCAGTGCAATCTGTACTGTGCAATGCGTTACCGATTCCTCGGACCCCAGGAAACCCGAAATCAGTTGCATCCTTGTGGAGAACGGCACCCGAGGTTTTACGGCAAATACCATGCATGGTAAAATGTGTTGGAGATCGTCAAATACTGGTGAATTGACTTTTCAGGATTGCCGGGTTCCCAAGGAAAACTTGCTGGGCAAACGAGGCGAGGGTTTTCACCAGATGCTCAAAACCCTGGACGGAGGCAGACTTTCCATTGGGGCAATGGGACTTGGAGGAGCCCAGGGCGCTTTTGAACTTGGCCTGGACTATTCGAAGAAGCGCAAACAATTCGGTAAGCCGATCGGCTCTTTCCAGGCTAATGCTTTCAAATTGGCGGACATGGCCACAGAACTGGAAATGGCCAGGCTTCTCCTTTACAAAGCCTGTTGGCTCATGGACAACAATAAGTTGAATCCGAAAATATCGGCTATGGCCAAGCTCGTGTGTTCCGAGACTTATTACAGGGCAGCGAACCATGCAGTCCAACTCCACGGCGGTTACGGTCTCATGAAAGACTATGCAGTTGAACGACATTATCGCAATCAGAAGCTGCTGGACATCGGTGAGGGCACATCGGAAGTGCAAAGAATAGTAATCGCCAGAAATATCGGAGTTCCGGGCAGATCTATGTAA
- a CDS encoding (Fe-S)-binding protein, with protein sequence MTLLEPADLPLAGIPAPTVAAVILVGAVSFFCYVMYRRMDLLRKLMPDFRFDDIGARVRMLVIYGFGQLRQPRYLGAGILHILLFAGFILLSLRSLTLIGRGFSTGFHLPGLTGTPGFVYESLKDYTVLIVLAVCVICMIRRAVFKPARYDHPGGAGHEHEAYVILGLVSALMITDMLYDGSAYLVHPEASAVYLPAAALASLFMSGADPALLERLHVGGYWLHILVFFGLLNYLPISKHFHVITALPNVFFAKLHKGAIKPVRYGVEDWMSMEECGVGRFEAFTWKNVLDFYSCADCGRCTDNCPANAAGRKLSPKMISIKARDYAYEHYPIFGPAVNPGNTKFVGDVITEEEIWSCTTCGACEQECPIFIEYIDKIVDMRRYLLDQGSLPQSLQKPMQQVKKKGNAYGGNKVKRAAWAKDLEEVEVRELKKGDSADYLFFVDSCGSFDPRIQEITKAFARILSKASCDFGILGQDETESGNEIRRLGEEGLFEQVAQKNIDAFQERQFREIVTFDPHAFNVIKNDYPVKFPVLHASQLMAQLLKSGKLQLSGDYLQSRVVTYHDPCYLGRHNDMYEDPRFVLGRVPGMRLREMTRSFSRSFCCSGGGLLLWYESEEEKERMGEKRVRMAQEVQAEVIVTACPFCLINLEDAVKTTGNEGKIEVIDLVELVDRSLT encoded by the coding sequence ATGACTCTCCTTGAGCCGGCAGATTTACCTTTGGCCGGTATTCCTGCTCCCACTGTTGCTGCGGTGATTCTCGTCGGCGCAGTTTCCTTCTTCTGCTACGTCATGTATCGCCGGATGGATCTGCTGCGAAAGCTGATGCCTGATTTCCGATTTGACGACATCGGTGCACGTGTTCGCATGCTTGTGATCTACGGATTCGGTCAACTGAGGCAGCCTCGCTATCTGGGAGCCGGAATTCTGCATATTTTGCTTTTCGCAGGATTCATACTGCTCTCATTGAGATCGTTGACGCTTATCGGTCGCGGTTTTTCGACTGGTTTTCATCTGCCTGGACTAACCGGCACTCCGGGGTTCGTGTACGAATCTCTGAAAGACTATACGGTGCTGATTGTTCTGGCGGTCTGTGTTATTTGCATGATCAGGCGAGCAGTGTTCAAACCGGCTCGGTACGATCATCCGGGAGGGGCAGGTCACGAGCATGAGGCGTACGTAATCCTCGGTCTGGTGTCAGCCCTCATGATTACAGACATGCTGTACGACGGTAGCGCATATCTCGTTCATCCTGAAGCATCCGCAGTATATCTGCCCGCAGCCGCTCTTGCGTCGCTTTTCATGTCCGGAGCAGATCCGGCTTTGCTGGAAAGACTGCATGTAGGCGGATACTGGCTGCACATTCTCGTCTTCTTCGGGCTTCTCAATTACCTGCCGATCTCGAAGCATTTCCACGTAATCACAGCCTTGCCCAACGTGTTTTTTGCTAAACTGCACAAGGGAGCGATAAAGCCTGTGCGCTATGGGGTAGAAGACTGGATGTCCATGGAAGAATGCGGTGTGGGCCGCTTTGAGGCATTCACGTGGAAAAATGTTCTGGATTTTTACTCCTGCGCCGATTGCGGTCGATGCACGGATAATTGCCCGGCAAATGCCGCCGGACGTAAGCTCTCTCCGAAAATGATCAGCATTAAGGCACGAGATTATGCGTACGAACACTATCCGATCTTCGGGCCTGCTGTGAATCCGGGTAACACCAAGTTCGTAGGTGACGTCATCACCGAAGAAGAAATCTGGTCATGCACCACCTGCGGAGCTTGCGAGCAGGAATGCCCGATATTCATCGAGTACATCGATAAGATCGTGGACATGCGACGGTACCTCCTGGACCAGGGCAGCCTTCCTCAATCCCTGCAAAAACCCATGCAGCAGGTAAAGAAGAAAGGCAATGCATATGGAGGCAATAAAGTCAAACGTGCAGCCTGGGCGAAAGATCTCGAAGAGGTGGAAGTCAGAGAGCTGAAGAAAGGCGATTCTGCTGACTACCTCTTCTTTGTAGATTCCTGCGGGTCTTTCGATCCGAGAATTCAGGAAATCACGAAAGCATTCGCACGAATTCTGTCCAAAGCTTCCTGTGATTTCGGCATACTCGGTCAGGACGAAACCGAATCCGGAAATGAAATCCGCAGGCTTGGCGAAGAAGGTCTCTTCGAACAGGTGGCTCAGAAAAACATCGATGCTTTTCAAGAGCGACAGTTCAGGGAAATTGTCACATTTGACCCCCACGCTTTCAATGTCATCAAGAATGACTATCCCGTAAAATTTCCTGTCCTGCATGCCTCCCAACTCATGGCTCAGCTCTTGAAATCGGGAAAGCTGCAATTGTCGGGAGATTATTTGCAGAGTAGGGTGGTGACATATCATGATCCGTGCTATCTCGGTCGGCATAACGACATGTATGAAGACCCGAGATTCGTTTTGGGGAGAGTTCCCGGCATGCGATTACGTGAAATGACCAGATCCTTTTCCCGTAGCTTTTGCTGCAGTGGCGGAGGCCTGTTGCTGTGGTACGAAAGCGAAGAAGAAAAAGAACGCATGGGAGAAAAAAGAGTCCGCATGGCTCAGGAAGTCCAGGCGGAAGTGATTGTCACTGCCTGCCCGTTCTGCCTTATCAATCTTGAAGACGCAGTAAAAACGACCGGAAACGAAGGCAAAATCGAGGTTATCGATCTGGTGGAGCTTGTGGACAGGTCATTGACCTGA
- a CDS encoding glycosyltransferase family 39 protein, producing MNLSTPAEIPKPFWPRLAFWFIVAGALVLAWMNRFIQDDAFISFRYALNLVKGHGLVWNPGERIEGYTNFLWTLFMAIPHFMGTDVVQFATWLGMAFFLGTLLLTYRTALEISNSQATALLTLVLLSTNYTFSAYATGGLETQMQTCLLMGCVLLAMVGTRKKAGGGMLAGYSVLAGLSILTRLDSAVYLIPVTLMLFRSISGRGSRSEQISRIVLLCLPAVLLVLPWFLWKLSYYGDIVPNTFYAKFNTQTSMVRGAQYLFSFYAAYWLLPFVILLPFSLRFILERSPRHILPITVVILLWSGYVVFVGGDFMEFRILVPIIPLLMMFIAWLIVEFVRQMEIRYALVLLVITGSAYHAITFEMNGKIGYESISFLEKHLTPDGGNWIDMGRALAKEFNADSDVAIATGASGAIPYYSGLRAVDLYGLTDEHIAKYGVPWTSVPGHQKRAELTYLVSRDVNLVIGGMRRTPGNESRVHSYQEMRGWHAIIHSPRDIPPDSCLIEIPTSDGRTFFAWYVVKNPTIDKAIETKKWLVHPVARQ from the coding sequence TTGAATTTGAGTACTCCTGCCGAAATCCCGAAGCCGTTTTGGCCTAGATTGGCCTTCTGGTTCATAGTAGCCGGAGCGCTTGTTCTCGCTTGGATGAACAGATTCATCCAGGACGATGCATTTATCTCCTTCAGATATGCCCTGAATCTCGTCAAAGGACACGGGCTGGTGTGGAATCCCGGCGAACGTATCGAGGGGTACACCAATTTTCTGTGGACGCTGTTCATGGCTATCCCCCATTTCATGGGAACCGATGTCGTGCAATTTGCGACGTGGCTGGGAATGGCTTTTTTCTTAGGCACTCTACTGCTGACGTACCGCACCGCTCTTGAGATAAGCAACTCTCAGGCAACGGCTCTTCTGACTCTGGTGCTGTTATCTACGAATTATACCTTCAGTGCGTATGCGACAGGTGGACTGGAAACCCAAATGCAGACCTGTCTGCTCATGGGCTGTGTGCTTCTTGCCATGGTCGGTACACGAAAAAAAGCCGGCGGAGGTATGCTGGCAGGGTATTCTGTTCTTGCAGGCCTCTCTATTCTTACTCGGCTGGATTCCGCAGTATACTTGATTCCCGTTACTCTCATGCTCTTCCGGTCCATTTCGGGCCGAGGCTCACGATCCGAGCAAATATCCCGAATCGTGTTGCTTTGCCTTCCGGCAGTTCTTCTCGTGCTTCCCTGGTTTCTGTGGAAACTCTCTTATTACGGCGACATTGTACCAAATACTTTTTACGCAAAATTCAACACGCAAACGAGCATGGTTCGTGGAGCACAGTATCTTTTCAGTTTCTATGCTGCGTACTGGTTATTACCTTTCGTGATACTTCTGCCATTTTCACTGAGGTTCATTCTGGAGAGGTCGCCGCGACATATTCTGCCTATTACCGTCGTGATTCTGCTGTGGAGCGGTTACGTGGTGTTTGTCGGGGGTGATTTCATGGAGTTCAGAATCCTTGTCCCCATTATCCCGTTGCTTATGATGTTCATTGCATGGCTCATCGTGGAATTTGTCCGGCAGATGGAAATCAGATACGCTTTGGTTCTGCTCGTTATTACCGGGTCGGCTTATCATGCCATAACGTTTGAGATGAATGGCAAAATCGGGTACGAAAGCATCTCATTCCTGGAAAAACACCTTACCCCTGATGGTGGGAACTGGATCGATATGGGGCGTGCTCTCGCAAAAGAGTTCAACGCCGACTCGGACGTGGCCATTGCCACGGGAGCTTCGGGAGCTATCCCCTACTATTCCGGACTCAGAGCCGTAGATCTGTACGGTCTTACTGACGAGCACATCGCCAAATACGGAGTTCCCTGGACCAGTGTGCCGGGCCACCAGAAAAGGGCTGAGCTGACGTACCTGGTATCCAGAGACGTTAATCTCGTAATAGGAGGAATGCGGCGCACTCCGGGAAACGAGAGTCGGGTTCACTCATACCAAGAAATGAGGGGTTGGCATGCAATAATCCACAGTCCACGGGATATCCCGCCAGATTCCTGCCTCATCGAAATTCCTACATCCGACGGGAGGACCTTCTTCGCCTGGTACGTTGTGAAAAACCCAACTATCGATAAAGCTATCGAAACGAAAAAGTGGCTCGTCCATCCCGTTGCAAGGCAATAA
- a CDS encoding helix-turn-helix domain-containing protein — MNEKNLNTYEDFRETASEYGEEKEGHDLLTDPQALASSREKVETDEALSHGERIRAAREGLGFTIEELAAKTDISAEALSRLETGEGFLPLGQLIKLSKALQLKMADVISKGQEPFTIVRADQRKSFTRFGKARESGYGYEYESLAPNKRDRLMEPFIVTLNPAAGEEPSSHDGQEFIFVLEGEMEVLVDDTRDVLKAGDAIYYDSTSMHLVRAHGDKPAKILAVLIS; from the coding sequence ATGAATGAGAAGAACCTCAATACGTACGAAGATTTTAGAGAAACGGCCTCCGAGTACGGTGAAGAAAAAGAAGGTCACGATCTCTTGACGGACCCGCAGGCTTTGGCGTCATCCCGGGAGAAGGTCGAAACTGACGAAGCGCTCAGTCACGGTGAGAGAATCCGTGCCGCTCGTGAAGGACTGGGGTTCACCATCGAGGAACTTGCAGCCAAGACAGACATATCCGCCGAGGCGCTGAGCAGACTGGAAACTGGTGAAGGATTTCTTCCGCTGGGACAATTGATCAAGCTCAGTAAAGCGCTGCAGTTGAAGATGGCCGATGTCATTTCCAAAGGACAGGAGCCGTTCACAATCGTACGTGCCGATCAAAGAAAGAGTTTCACACGATTCGGCAAAGCACGCGAGTCGGGCTATGGATACGAATATGAGTCCCTTGCTCCCAACAAAAGAGACCGTCTCATGGAGCCATTCATTGTTACTCTGAACCCTGCCGCGGGTGAGGAGCCTTCCAGTCATGACGGTCAGGAGTTCATCTTCGTCCTGGAAGGTGAAATGGAAGTGCTCGTGGACGATACACGAGATGTGCTGAAGGCGGGTGACGCTATATACTATGATTCCACCAGCATGCATCTCGTGCGAGCGCACGGTGATAAGCCGGCAAAAATTCTAGCGGTGTTGATAAGCTGA
- a CDS encoding hybrid sensor histidine kinase/response regulator → MIDAPSHGRELPSFDALDNEEDDVPIAKLGTETIDLNVMIEELKSPEVCDFRHVPDTTFGKLLQSMPVPSLLIDQSCSIIFLNNSWERINAAYPNILGRPFSSLFPNRSVAQDANTLVRSVFVDRKGILPGALLEIEKTVIWGRVHFRALRMGNGEAILALVEDLSAERRQLLLTERHKREILKSRDELDQRVKERTADLNKINEKLLQEITHRRQVEKTLHASQASFSSVVEKTKEGIAVLDIEGLVLYANPAAKILLSKPEGIAGTRFEFEITPGSIVEKEGIRPSGEMSVLEFRAEETDWQGNPALLVSIRDITERKMVELEQLKTQKLESLELIASGIIHDFNNLLTGNLANISLAKMHISREGPAYEALKNAQKAVEEAKNLTHKLLTFTKGGPVAPKPTCVKQLLQDNAALAFSGSHVKYHLQVPDDIWPVEIDQSQVGQVMQNLLINAQHATIGGGVVRLKAENMTFPRSGPKGISSLQSGKYVKISVEDNGCGIAPQDLSRIFDPYFTTKPHGTGLGLTTAYSIVKKHGGYLRVRSRVGIGTTFFIYLPASETEVERSVADSGENPVFGSGRVLVMDDDETIRTVSKDLLSFLGYEVDTVKDGLEAIQAYSSAMNSDRPFSAAIMDLTILDGMGGKEAIERLLQIDPQIRAIVSSGHLTDPAMSNYQECGFCGIVRKPYTATELSRALHLAINGPGNGS, encoded by the coding sequence ATGATTGACGCGCCAAGCCACGGCAGGGAATTGCCAAGTTTCGATGCCCTCGATAATGAAGAAGACGATGTTCCTATAGCGAAACTCGGGACCGAAACAATCGACCTCAACGTGATGATTGAGGAACTCAAGTCTCCGGAAGTATGTGATTTTCGTCACGTCCCTGACACCACCTTCGGTAAGTTATTGCAATCCATGCCGGTTCCAAGTCTTTTGATCGATCAGTCCTGCTCGATCATTTTCCTGAATAATTCATGGGAGAGAATTAACGCGGCTTACCCGAATATCTTGGGACGTCCTTTTTCCTCTCTTTTTCCGAATCGTTCAGTAGCACAGGATGCTAACACATTGGTCCGGAGCGTCTTCGTCGACAGGAAAGGAATCTTACCGGGAGCGCTCCTGGAGATAGAGAAAACAGTTATATGGGGGCGTGTGCATTTCCGTGCGCTCAGGATGGGGAATGGTGAGGCTATTCTGGCTCTGGTCGAAGATCTTTCCGCCGAGCGAAGGCAGCTCCTCCTTACAGAACGTCATAAACGAGAGATCCTCAAAAGCCGAGATGAACTCGATCAACGTGTAAAGGAACGCACTGCAGACCTCAACAAAATTAATGAAAAACTTCTGCAGGAAATCACCCACAGGCGGCAAGTCGAGAAAACTTTGCATGCCAGTCAGGCAAGTTTTTCCAGTGTGGTGGAAAAAACGAAAGAAGGAATAGCGGTTCTCGATATTGAAGGATTGGTGCTCTATGCGAATCCGGCTGCCAAGATCCTGTTGAGCAAACCTGAAGGAATCGCTGGCACACGTTTTGAATTTGAGATAACTCCTGGCTCGATAGTCGAAAAAGAAGGCATCCGACCGAGCGGAGAAATGAGTGTCCTGGAATTTCGAGCTGAAGAAACGGACTGGCAAGGGAACCCGGCTCTGCTTGTGAGCATCCGGGACATTACGGAACGTAAAATGGTCGAACTCGAGCAGTTGAAGACGCAAAAACTGGAATCGCTCGAGCTGATTGCCAGCGGCATCATTCATGATTTCAATAATCTGCTTACAGGCAATTTGGCGAACATTTCTCTGGCAAAAATGCATATTTCCCGGGAAGGCCCGGCGTACGAGGCTCTCAAGAATGCCCAAAAAGCTGTCGAGGAAGCCAAGAATCTGACCCACAAGCTCTTGACCTTCACAAAAGGGGGGCCGGTTGCTCCCAAACCGACATGCGTGAAGCAACTCCTTCAAGATAATGCGGCGTTAGCATTCAGCGGTTCGCATGTAAAATATCATCTGCAGGTGCCTGATGATATCTGGCCCGTAGAAATAGACCAGTCGCAGGTCGGTCAGGTCATGCAGAATCTTCTGATAAATGCGCAGCACGCAACAATCGGAGGGGGAGTCGTTCGATTGAAAGCGGAAAATATGACGTTTCCGCGAAGCGGGCCGAAAGGTATTTCTTCTTTACAGTCCGGCAAGTACGTCAAGATTTCAGTTGAAGACAATGGGTGCGGGATAGCACCCCAAGATTTGTCTCGTATCTTCGATCCCTATTTCACCACCAAACCTCATGGTACCGGTCTGGGGCTCACTACTGCATACTCTATCGTCAAAAAGCATGGAGGCTATCTCAGAGTACGATCCCGAGTTGGGATCGGCACGACCTTTTTCATCTATCTTCCCGCATCGGAAACGGAAGTCGAGAGATCTGTTGCGGATTCTGGTGAAAATCCTGTTTTCGGCTCGGGACGAGTCCTGGTAATGGATGATGACGAGACGATCAGGACTGTTTCAAAGGATCTGCTGAGTTTTCTGGGATATGAGGTTGACACGGTCAAGGATGGCTTGGAAGCAATTCAGGCGTACAGCTCCGCTATGAACTCCGATCGACCGTTCTCTGCGGCCATAATGGACCTTACCATACTCGATGGAATGGGGGGCAAAGAGGCCATTGAAAGATTGTTGCAGATAGATCCCCAGATCAGAGCCATCGTTTCCAGTGGCCATTTAACCGATCCTGCTATGTCGAATTATCAGGAGTGCGGATTCTGCGGCATTGTGCGAAAACCATACACTGCCACTGAATTGAGCCGTGCGCTCCATCTCGCTATTAACGGACCGGGAAATGGATCGTGA
- a CDS encoding electron transfer flavoprotein subunit beta/FixA family protein produces MDIIVCMKWTPDTSEADLAIAGGGKDIKKDDLSYDMNDWDRFAIEEAVLIKEKTGGKVIVVTVAPEDAEEMLRESLARGADEAFHIWDEAMEASDGFATARILAQFIRNRPHDLVLTGTLADDNCSGQTGGMLAAMLGIPVATLASGIQVEDGKVKLRRELEGGLYEAIEMDLPCVISVATGLNEPRFVSIRAVRKVASLDIPVLELGDVGLDASQVGSDGSRLETVSMSLPPEGEGAEIIKGKAEEAAARLAEILKEKGGIG; encoded by the coding sequence ATGGATATTATAGTCTGCATGAAATGGACGCCCGATACCTCCGAAGCCGATCTCGCGATCGCCGGGGGAGGCAAGGACATCAAAAAGGATGACCTCAGTTATGATATGAACGACTGGGATCGATTTGCTATTGAAGAGGCTGTCCTTATCAAAGAAAAGACCGGAGGCAAGGTGATAGTGGTAACAGTGGCTCCGGAAGATGCGGAAGAAATGCTTCGAGAAAGCCTTGCCCGTGGAGCGGACGAGGCATTCCACATCTGGGATGAAGCCATGGAAGCCTCAGACGGGTTTGCCACTGCCCGTATTCTGGCTCAGTTCATAAGAAACCGCCCGCATGATCTCGTGCTCACGGGTACTCTCGCGGACGACAACTGCTCGGGTCAGACCGGCGGGATGCTCGCTGCGATGCTCGGAATCCCGGTGGCCACTCTCGCTTCAGGAATACAAGTGGAAGACGGGAAAGTGAAACTCCGCAGAGAATTGGAAGGCGGGCTCTACGAAGCAATCGAAATGGACCTGCCCTGTGTAATCTCCGTGGCAACAGGCTTAAACGAGCCCAGGTTCGTGTCCATTCGTGCAGTCCGCAAGGTTGCGAGTCTGGACATTCCGGTGCTGGAATTGGGCGATGTAGGACTCGATGCTTCTCAAGTGGGCTCAGACGGCTCCAGACTGGAAACGGTTTCCATGTCTTTGCCGCCTGAAGGCGAAGGAGCCGAGATAATCAAAGGCAAAGCTGAGGAAGCCGCTGCACGGCTCGCTGAGATCCTGAAGGAAAAGGGAGGTATCGGCTGA
- a CDS encoding electron transfer flavoprotein subunit alpha/FixB family protein, translating to MNIFVLAEHRNKQLRDTTWEALAAGKKIASDLGGDVTCLVLADAVDEMADKLAKECPKVIAVEDDRFATFNSEAFMKALAAILKDRGPFVLLMGNSNAVIDLAPGLSVVLDAALAMDCFGLEVQDGKPLAVRQVYSYKVNTTVSFKDSERIVITLRAGSFPYSPAGSESGAVEKIASPLGDEPLKKRFLNYLEAEKGDVDIASADIIVSLGRGIGDEPDMEVFESLADTMGGVLACSRPIVDKSILPKYHQVGTSGIEVKPKVYLALGISGAFQHVGGIKGSPLIVAINKDARAPIFRVAQYGIVGDIYEVVPALEEKIKELKS from the coding sequence ATGAATATTTTCGTTCTGGCTGAGCATCGCAATAAACAATTGAGAGATACCACCTGGGAAGCACTGGCAGCGGGCAAGAAGATTGCATCGGATCTCGGCGGCGACGTAACCTGTCTCGTTCTTGCAGACGCAGTGGATGAAATGGCTGACAAACTGGCAAAAGAGTGCCCGAAAGTCATCGCAGTGGAGGATGACCGGTTTGCGACATTCAACTCCGAGGCTTTCATGAAAGCTCTTGCTGCCATCCTGAAAGATCGCGGACCTTTTGTCCTGCTGATGGGAAACTCTAATGCCGTAATCGATCTCGCTCCCGGCCTTTCCGTTGTATTGGATGCCGCACTCGCTATGGACTGCTTCGGACTGGAAGTTCAGGACGGCAAGCCGCTGGCTGTCAGGCAGGTGTACAGCTATAAGGTGAATACCACGGTATCTTTCAAGGATTCCGAACGGATCGTCATTACGCTGCGAGCGGGTTCATTTCCTTATTCACCGGCAGGCAGCGAATCGGGTGCTGTGGAGAAAATCGCATCACCATTGGGGGACGAACCGCTCAAAAAGAGATTTCTCAACTATCTTGAAGCAGAAAAAGGCGATGTTGATATTGCATCCGCGGATATCATCGTTTCGCTCGGTCGAGGCATCGGCGATGAGCCTGACATGGAGGTATTCGAGTCACTGGCCGATACCATGGGCGGAGTGCTCGCATGCTCAAGGCCTATCGTGGACAAGAGTATTCTCCCCAAATACCACCAGGTCGGAACGTCAGGTATCGAAGTAAAGCCGAAAGTGTACCTTGCCCTCGGCATAAGCGGCGCTTTCCAGCACGTCGGAGGAATAAAGGGATCTCCGCTGATTGTTGCCATCAATAAAGACGCCCGGGCGCCTATCTTCCGGGTTGCCCAATACGGCATCGTAGGCGATATCTATGAAGTCGTTCCCGCGCTCGAAGAAAAAATCAAAGAGCTAAAAAGCTGA